Proteins from a genomic interval of Bacillus sp. FSL H8-0547:
- a CDS encoding YlbD family protein has product MTEKKEHPSIAQFKEFVKKHPKLISEVRKGDKKWQELFEDWYLLGENDASWQKYREDAAESESAEDKKSDFMSRMMTAVKNMDANQMNQHLYNMNSTISSIQNLFSTFGLTKGASSGQSKTQNNPFSFRKD; this is encoded by the coding sequence ATGACTGAGAAAAAAGAACATCCATCTATTGCACAATTTAAAGAATTTGTAAAAAAACATCCAAAATTGATTTCAGAAGTCAGAAAAGGCGATAAAAAATGGCAGGAATTATTTGAAGACTGGTATCTGCTCGGAGAAAATGATGCTTCCTGGCAAAAATACAGGGAGGACGCGGCTGAGTCTGAAAGTGCAGAGGATAAAAAATCCGATTTTATGTCCCGAATGATGACAGCTGTTAAAAACATGGACGCAAATCAGATGAATCAGCATCTGTACAACATGAACAGCACAATCTCTTCCATTCAAAATCTGTTTTCAACATTCGGGCTGACAAAAGGTGCTTCATCCGGCCAGTCAAAAACGCAAAACAATCCTTTTTCGTTCAGAAAAGATTAA
- a CDS encoding YlbE-like family protein, which translates to MRKEIQDMIAADNELKKFLREQPQWYRKLSRNPGDTESMKLAMMNYYQKTIPHKVAQFSNSVNMASMMLGMLQSMRQQD; encoded by the coding sequence ATGAGAAAAGAAATTCAGGACATGATTGCAGCAGACAATGAATTAAAAAAGTTCCTGCGCGAGCAGCCGCAGTGGTACAGAAAGCTGTCGAGAAACCCGGGCGACACCGAATCGATGAAGCTTGCGATGATGAATTATTATCAAAAAACCATCCCGCACAAAGTAGCCCAATTTTCTAACTCCGTAAACATGGCTTCCATGATGCTCGGCATGCTTCAGTCCATGAGGCAGCAGGATTAA